Proteins from one Oncorhynchus masou masou isolate Uvic2021 chromosome 12, UVic_Omas_1.1, whole genome shotgun sequence genomic window:
- the LOC135550311 gene encoding LOW QUALITY PROTEIN: kinesin-like protein KIF20A (The sequence of the model RefSeq protein was modified relative to this genomic sequence to represent the inferred CDS: inserted 1 base in 1 codon) — MALSLASPCGVLSSEEDGMAVFESTAADIGGRLNGVVLPELSIISPGLEHRPSIRENTLGKPGVARQGNGDEGSTDRVRVFLRIRPLTEGEKESGEEQGCVCVQNEESLMLKAPKDSQNMRCAERGVAQSVHKFSFSRIFGPETTQQDFYESTTKEMVRDVLRGESRLLYTYGVTNSGKTYTVQGVGREAGLLPRALVSVFRKLQGRLYGAMDLKPALYQEVRQLDAGEVRAEEIRRDSLLKEEGGMTSRMRDGTSTWDSGIGGLSITSHIATQLEDSDSVLLEPDSLSHSGGEDLEEGVQFSVWVAFYEIYNEFLYDLLETPPSLQPKKRATLRLSDDKQGNPYVKDLTWVQVRSAEEAWRVLRAGRRNQSFASTHLNHNSSRSHSIFSTRILHVHPEADRGQAARVSELSVCDLAGSERCKDQRNGERMKEANNINTSLHTLGRCIAALRHNQNNKPRAPQVVPFRDCKLTRVLQGFFCGRGRSSMVVNINPCASTYDETLQALKFSAIATQLVHGPSTKTRVAYILSLLREPQPHSNDSTLMEEDEDSDGEEGDITMFDSDALLRAIEVLKREVQRQREEKEVLEATIREQVFSEMMEVICGMEKDFSQTLETERALLEERFEDKINNLQKSLRRYYNQEIEERDEQIVALTAALEKGGVALAEPAPLFPPMALGGVSEWPAPRRSQRLASTTTGELSRVRAELDQCRAELLENKQELRRIQGQCTPPEPSDTLTNTANRKLVEGQKNLRRLRLDLQKLGLNLQSGERACCRNTDGERLRHALAAADGTLAKQDQTLVELQNDLLLVKADLRRKAECLAQMQMPPSATPGSCKKRGCGTGAAAGNAENQPPEKRPFFLSLFPQRTPSRKTNRXRREDQTTRYSRVLRSHLTPPSSPCPSGRYKVKVLI, encoded by the exons ATGGCATTATCTCTGGCGTCTCCGTGTGGAGTCCTGTCTAGCGAGGAAGATGGCATGGCTGTGTTTGAGTCCACGGCAGCTGACATCGGAGGCCGACTGAACGGGGTCGTTCTGCCTGAGCTCTCCATCATCTCCCCGGGGCTAGAACATCGGCCATCCATCAGAGAG AACACGTTGGGGAAGCCTGGAGTGGCCAGACAAGGCAACGGTGACGAGGGGAGCACTGACAGAGTGAGGGTGTTTCTGCGTATCCGCCctctgactgagggagagaaggaaagcgGAGAGGAACAG ggctgtgtgtgtgtgcaaaacgAAGAGAGCCTGATGCTCAAAGCCCCCAAAGACTCCCAGAACATGAGGTGTGCAGAGAGGGGAGTCGCCCAGAGCGTGCACAAATTCAGCTTCTCGCGG ATCTTTGGCCCGGAGACCACACAACAGGACTTCTATGAGAGCACAACGAAGGAGATGGTGAGAGACGTGCTTCGTGGCGAGAGCCGTCTCCTCTACACATACGGCGTCACCAACTCTGGCAAGACCTACACCGTTCAGG GAGTGGGTCGAGAGGCAGGCCTCCTTCCCAGAGCCCTGGTGTCTGTGTTCAGGAAGCTGCAGGGCCGCCTCTACGGGGCCATGGACCTCAAGCCTGCCCTCTACCAGGAGGTACGCCAGCTGGATGCCGGCGAGGTCCGGGCTGAGGAGATCCGCAGAGACTCTCTGCTCAAAGAG GAGGGTGGCATGACTTCTCGGATGCGTGACGGCACCAGTACCTGGGACAGCGGCATTGGTGGACTCTCCATAACCAGCCACATCGCCACCCAGCTAGAAG ACTCAGACAGTGTGTTGCTGGAGCCTGACAGCTTGTCCCACAGTGGAGGGGAGGACCTGGAGGAGGGAGTGCAGTTCTCTGTGTGGGTGGCCTTCTACGAGATCTACAACGAATTCCTGTACGACCTGCTGGAGACTCCGCCCTCCCTGCAGCCCAAGAAGAGGGCCACTCTGCGGCTGAGTGACGACAAGCAAGGAAACCCTTACGTgaaag ACCTCACCTGGGTGCAGGTCCGCAGTGCAGAGGAGGCTTGGAGAGTGCTCAGGGCTGGCCGGAGGAACCAGAGCTTTGCCAGCACTCACCTCAACCACAACTCCAGCCGCAGCCACAGCATCTTCTCCACCCGGATCCTGCACGTCCACCCAGAGGCTGACCGGGGCCAGGCCGCACGCGTCAGCGA gctgtctgtctgtgacctGGCTGGCTCAGAGCGTTGTAAAGACCAGCGCAACGGGGAGCGGATGAAGGAGGCCAACAACATCaacacctccctccacaccctGGGCCGCTGTATCGCTGCTCTGAGGCACAACCAGAACAACAA GCCACGAGCCCCTCAGGTGGTGCCGTTCAGAGACTGTAAACTGACCCGAGTGCTTCAGGGCTTCTTCTGCGGCCGCGGGCGGTCCAGTATGGTGGTCAACATCAACCCCTGTGCTTCGACCTACGACGAGACCCTCCAGGCCCTCAAGTTCTCTGCCATCGCCACACAG ctggtccatGGGCCGTCCACGAAGACCCGGGTGGCCTACATCCTGTCCCTGCTGCGGGAGCCCCAGCCTCACTCCAATGACAGCACTCTGATGGAGGAAGACGAGGACAGTGATGGTGAAGAGGGGGACATCACCATGTTCGATTCAGAT GCTCTGTTGCGGGCCATCGAGGTGCTGAAGAGGGAGGTGCAGCGGCAgcgggaggagaaggaggtgctGGAGGCCACCATCAGGGAACAGGTGTTCTCTGAGATGATGGAGGTGATCTGTGGTATGGAGAAGGACTTCAGCCAGaccctggagacagagagggctcTGTTGGAGGAGAGGTTTGAGGACAAGATCAACAACCTGCAGAAAAGCCTCCGGAGATACTACAACCAGGAAATCGAG GAGCGTGATGAACAGATAGTGGCTCTGACTGCTGCCTTGGAGAAGGGAGGGGTAGCCCTAGCAGAGCCAGCCCCCCTCTTCCCACCCATGGCCCTGGGAGGAGTCTCGGAGTGGCCCGCCCCCCGTCGCTCCCAGCGCCtggcctccacaaccacaggAGAGTTGAGCAGAGTGAGGGCTGAGCTGGACCAGTGTCGCGCCGAGCTGTTGGAGAACAAACAAG AGCTGAGGCGTATCCAGGGGCAGTGCACACCACCAGAGCCCTCAGACACCTTGACCAACACTGCCAACCGCAAGCTGGTTGAGGGCCAAAAG AACCTGCGTCGGTTGCGTCTGGACCTGCAGAAGCTGGGTTTGAACCTGCAGTCTGGAGAGAGGGCATGCTGCCGCAACACAGACGGGGAGAGGCTGCGCCATGCGCTCGCAGCTGCAGACGGCACACTGGCCAAACAG GACCAGACCTTGGTGGAACTGCAGAACGACCTGCTGCTGGTCAAGGCTGACCTGAGGAGGAAGGCAGAGTGCCTGGCCCAGATGCAGATGCCCCCCTCTGCTACGCCCGGCTCCTGTAAGAAGAGGGGCTGTGGGACAGGGGCAGCAGCAGGCAACGCGGAGAACCAGCCCCCGGAGAAAAGacccttcttcctctcccttttcCCACAACGCACCCCATCACGAAAAACAAACA GACGCCGTGAGGATCAAACCACACGCTACTCACGGGTTCTGCGCTCCCACCTGACTCCTCCCTCTAGTCCCTGCCCCTCTGGCAGGTACAAAGTCAAAGTGCTAATTTGA
- the LOC135550312 gene encoding cell division cycle protein 23 homolog, with translation MAALCSEFGDLVQIKKQLISVISLCKERGLVHSVKWASELAFSLDPLPKNELPPPTFFTEEDAQDLDALGLAKSYFDLKEYDRAAYFLRGCCSQKAYFLYMYSRYLSGEKKKDDETVDSLGPLEKGQVRNEALRELRVELSKKHSAGELDGFALYLYGVVLRKLDLLKEAVDVFVEATHALPLHWGAWLELCNLVTNIEMLKSLSLPDCWIRDFFMAHMYTELQMIKEALQKYQSLIEAGFSKSTYIMSQIAVAYHNIRDIDQALALFNELREQDPFRVENMDTFSNLLYVRSMKPELSYLAHNLVEIDKYRVETCCVIGNYYSLRSQHEKAALYFQRALKLNPRCLGAWTLMGHEYMEMKNTSAAIQAYRHAIEVNKRDYRAWYGLGQTYEILKMPFYCLYYYRKAHQLRPNDSRMLVALGESYEKLSQHVEAKKCYWRAYSVGDVERMALLKLAKLHEQLNESDDAAQCYIIYIQDIFSCGEQLEHAEVSTALRYLGQYYFKNKLYDEASLCAQRCCDYNDAREEGKALLRQISQVRDQTESSTTDLFGPLSSNNTPIRRVSPLDLSSFTP, from the exons ATGGCGGCCTTGTGTAGTGAGTTTGGTGATTTAGttcaaataaaaaaacaactgATATCTGTAATATCGCTTTGTAAAGAAAGAGGACTTGTACATAGCGTGAAATG GGCATCAGAGTTGGCATTTTCCCTGGACCCCCTGCCCAAGAATGAACTACCCCCACCCACATTTTTTACTGAG GAGGATGCTCAGGACCTGGATGCTCTCGGCCTGGCCAAGTCCTACTTTGACCTGAAAGAGTATGACCGAGCTGCCTACTTCCTTCGGGGCTGCTGCAGTCAGAAAGCATACTTCCTGTACATGTACTCCCGCTATCTG TCTGGGGAAAAGAAAAAAGACGATGAGACAGTGGACAGCCTGG GGCCTCTGGAAAAAGGTCAGGTGCGGAACGAGGCTCTGCGGGAGCTGAGGGTGGAGCTGAGTAAGAAACACAGTGCTGGAGAGCTGGACGGATTCGCTCTGTACCT gtaTGGGGTGGTGCTGCGGAAGCTGGATCTGCTGAAGGAGGCGGTGGATGTGTTTGTGGAGGCGACCCATGCCTTACCTCTACACTGGGGAGCGTGGCTGGAGCTCTGTAACCTCGTCACCAACATTGAAATG CTGAAGTCCCTGTCTCTGCCAGACTGTTGGATCAGAGACTTCTTCATGGCCCACATGTACACAGAGCTGCAGATGATCAAAGAGGCGCTGCAGAAATACCAGAGCCTGATAGAGGCAGGTTTCTCCAAGAGCACGTATATCATGTCACAGATCGCTGTGGCCTACCACAACATCCGCG ATATTGACCAGGCTCTGGCTCTGTTCAATGAGTTGCGGGAGCAGGATCCCTTTCGCGTTGAGAACATGGACACATTCTCCAACCTGCTCTATGTCAGG AGCATGAAGCCAGAGCTCAGCTACCTGGCCCACAACCTGGTGGAGATAGACAAGTACAGGGTAGAAACCTGCTGTGTCATCG GGAACTACTACAGCCTGCGGTCGCAGCACGAAAAGGCAGCCCTGTACTTCCAGAGGGCTCTGAAGCTGAACCCTCGCTGCCTGGGGGCCTGGACTCTGATGGGCCACGAGTACATGGAGATGAAGAACACCTCCGCTGCCATCCAGGCCTACAG GCACGCTATAGAAGTGAACAAGCGAGACTACCGTGCCTGGTATGGCCTGGGACAGACTTATGAGATCCTCAAGATGCCCTTCTACTGCCTGTACTACTATCGAAAGGCCCACCAGCTCAG GCCCAATGACTCTCGTATGCTGGTTGCTCTGGGAGAGAGCTACGAGAAACTCTCACAGCACGTTGAGGCCAAGAAG TGTTACTGGAGGGCGTACTCTGTGGGGGACGTGGAGAGGATGGCCCTACTGAAGCTGGCAAA acTTCACGAGCAGCTTAACGAATCTGACGACGCGGCCCAGTGTTATATCATATACATCCAAGACATCTTCTCCTGTGGG GAGCAGCTGGAGCATGCGGAGGTGAGCACGGCCCTGCGTTACCTGGGCCAGTACTACTTCAAAAACAAGCTCTATGACGAGGCGTCACTCTGTGCACAACGCTGCTGTGACTACAACGAC GCTCGTGAGGAAGGCAAGGCTCTGCTCCGACAGATCTCCCAGGTTAGAGACCAGACTGAGTCCTCAACCACAGACCTGTTTGGACCACTCTCCTCCAACAACACTCCCATCAGGAGGGTGTCCCCCCTCGACTTGTCCTCCTTCACCCCCTGA